The following proteins are co-located in the Peromyscus eremicus chromosome 13, PerEre_H2_v1, whole genome shotgun sequence genome:
- the Ccdc195 gene encoding putative coiled-coil domain-containing protein 195, with product MEASIQLLQVIQEMRAEINRLQKENHALRVKLTSNSQTASGSERESEDEREEAACGQSLGALPGGIPTGSTPAVQEQGNVMIVRRYSISPSAHTYAASDPWKARNRLPNITGTSSAHSSTRNQDNEEKSLAADGYNSNSSSQRASSDHSFVCREKTKTVSFQLPRDGSSVPKNLHPLKYSTNQTTDQLSIIAEKDV from the exons ATGGAAGCTAGCATCCAACTCCTGCAGGTTATCCAAGAAATGCGGGCAGAAATCAACAGACTACAGAAAGAGAACCATGCCCTCCGTGTGAAGCTGACTTCCAATAGTCAGACGGCCTCTGGATCAGAGAGAGAATCAGAAGACGAAAGGGAAGAAGCAGCGTGTGGGCAATCTCTGGGGGCCCTTCCTGGTGGTATTCCCACTGGGTCTACACCAGCTGTGCAGGAACAAG GCAATGTCATGATTGTTAGACGCTACTCCATTTCTCCATCAGCTCACACATATGCAGCAAGTGACCCCTGGAAAGCTAGAAACAGACTTCCAAACATCACTGGAACATCATCAGCACATTCTTCAACTAGAAATCAAGACAATGAAGAAAAGTCATTGGCTGCAGATGGTTATAACAGCAACAGCTCTAGCCAGAGAGCATCTTCTGATCACAGTTTTGTTTGCAG GGAGAAGACAAAGACAGTCAGTTTCCAGTTACCTAGGGATGGGTCATCAGTTCCCAAAAATTTGCATCCTTTGAAGTACTCAACAAATCAGACCACAGACCAGCTAAGCATCATTGCAGAAAAAGATGTGTGA